Proteins from one Falco naumanni isolate bFalNau1 chromosome 2, bFalNau1.pat, whole genome shotgun sequence genomic window:
- the LOC121083951 gene encoding granulocyte-macrophage colony-stimulating factor receptor subunit alpha-like isoform X1, with translation MFDTLELICMIWWYMMLFHSLHADIHCMGPEAQESPITNVKMDWSKMELSWESSKNFSKYKCTIRNRDMEGTPPEVNSTKCRFPVELYMPLHEGVFLIIEVPNTNISKHCTFSPGGINGSAIENFSCVIYNVSLMNCTWQAGRDAPEDTQYFLYWQNSRYDDAMECELYITDENGRNTGCRFQNVRIDVNKAYFLVNGSSKDSLIQFYDEYIRLYKIEILTPPLNVTANCTTDSVGCIITWQPPLTSHVENVKCFQYEIHIQTKDEPKEEEKDPPVRVRSNRYEFQNYNEKKKYILKMRARGRSCLISSNWGEWTEPIEFGQGKDYFIFVVLFLIALGTISVTLLQYCLFKRYCSFKSIFPPIPQPRDKFNISTDENSQTEYASPQNKQLYRGSNCG, from the exons atgtttGATACTCTTGAACTCATCTGCATGATTTGGTGGTATATGATGCTATTTCATTCCTTGCATGCTGACATCCACTGTATGGGGC CAGAGGCACAAGAATCACCTATCACAAACGTGAAAATGGACTGGAGTAAAATGGAACTGtcctgggaaagcagcaagaatTTTTCTAAGTACAAATGTACCATCAGGAACAGGGATATGGAAGGTACACCACCAGAG GTGAACAGTACAAAATGCAGGTTTCCAGTGGAACTATACATGCCTCTGCATGAAGGAGTATTTTTAATCATTGAAGTACCAAACACAAACATCTCAAAACACTGCACCTTTAGCCCTGGAG GCATAAATGGGTCAGCCATTGAAAACTTCTCCTGTGTGATTTATAACGTTTCCCTCATGAACTGCAcgtggcaggcaggcagggatgctccagaAGACACTCAGTACTTCCTCTACTGGCAGAACTCGAG GTATGATGATGCAATGGAATGTGAGCTTTACATTACAGATGAAAATGGCAGAAACACGGGATGTAGATTCCAAAATGTGAGGATAGATGTTAATAAAGCTTATTTCCTGGTGAACGGGTCTAGCAAGGACTCCCTGATCCAGTTCTATGATGAGTACATCCGACTATATAAAATCG aaatactcaCTCCTCCATTAAACGTCACTGCCAATTGTACTACAGATTCAGTGGGTTGCATAATTACATGGCAACCACCCCTTACAAGTCATGTGGAAAATGTAAAGTGTTTTCAGTATGAAATTCACATACAAActaag GATGAGcccaaagaagaggaaaaggatcCTCCTGTAAGA GTAAGGAGCAACAGATACGAATTTCAAAAttacaatgagaaaaaaaaatacattctgaaaaTGAGAGCACGTGGAAGAAGTTGTCTCATAAGCTCAAACTGGGGGGAATGGACTGAACCCATCGAGTTTG GTCAAGGGAAAGATtactttatttttgtggttttatttctgatagCACTTGGAACAATCTCAGTGACACTGCTCCAGTATTGTCTTTTCAAAAG GTACTGCAGTTTCAAGAGCATATTTCCTCCCATACCACAACCAAGAGACAAATTTAACATATCAACTGATGAAAATAGCCAG aCAGAGTATGCAAGTCCACAAAACAAACAGTTGTACCGAGGTAGTAACTGTGGTTGA
- the LOC121083951 gene encoding granulocyte-macrophage colony-stimulating factor receptor subunit alpha-like isoform X3: protein MFDTLELICMIWWYMMLFHSLHADIHCMGPEAQESPITNVKMDWSKMELSWESSKNFSKYKCTIRNRDMEGTPPEVNSTKCRFPVELYMPLHEGVFLIIEVPNTNISKHCTFSPGGINGSAIENFSCVIYNVSLMNCTWQAGRDAPEDTQYFLYWQNSRYDDAMECELYITDENGRNTGCRFQNVRIDVNKAYFLVNGSSKDSLIQFYDEYIRLYKIEILTPPLNVTANCTTDSVGCIITWQPPLTSHVENVKCFQYEIHIQTKDEPKEEEKDPPVRVRSNRYEFQNYNEKKKYILKMRARGRSCLISSNWGEWTEPIEFALGTISVTLLQYCLFKRYCSFKSIFPPIPQPRDKFNISTDENSQTEYASPQNKQLYRGSNCG, encoded by the exons atgtttGATACTCTTGAACTCATCTGCATGATTTGGTGGTATATGATGCTATTTCATTCCTTGCATGCTGACATCCACTGTATGGGGC CAGAGGCACAAGAATCACCTATCACAAACGTGAAAATGGACTGGAGTAAAATGGAACTGtcctgggaaagcagcaagaatTTTTCTAAGTACAAATGTACCATCAGGAACAGGGATATGGAAGGTACACCACCAGAG GTGAACAGTACAAAATGCAGGTTTCCAGTGGAACTATACATGCCTCTGCATGAAGGAGTATTTTTAATCATTGAAGTACCAAACACAAACATCTCAAAACACTGCACCTTTAGCCCTGGAG GCATAAATGGGTCAGCCATTGAAAACTTCTCCTGTGTGATTTATAACGTTTCCCTCATGAACTGCAcgtggcaggcaggcagggatgctccagaAGACACTCAGTACTTCCTCTACTGGCAGAACTCGAG GTATGATGATGCAATGGAATGTGAGCTTTACATTACAGATGAAAATGGCAGAAACACGGGATGTAGATTCCAAAATGTGAGGATAGATGTTAATAAAGCTTATTTCCTGGTGAACGGGTCTAGCAAGGACTCCCTGATCCAGTTCTATGATGAGTACATCCGACTATATAAAATCG aaatactcaCTCCTCCATTAAACGTCACTGCCAATTGTACTACAGATTCAGTGGGTTGCATAATTACATGGCAACCACCCCTTACAAGTCATGTGGAAAATGTAAAGTGTTTTCAGTATGAAATTCACATACAAActaag GATGAGcccaaagaagaggaaaaggatcCTCCTGTAAGA GTAAGGAGCAACAGATACGAATTTCAAAAttacaatgagaaaaaaaaatacattctgaaaaTGAGAGCACGTGGAAGAAGTTGTCTCATAAGCTCAAACTGGGGGGAATGGACTGAACCCATCGAGTTTG CACTTGGAACAATCTCAGTGACACTGCTCCAGTATTGTCTTTTCAAAAG GTACTGCAGTTTCAAGAGCATATTTCCTCCCATACCACAACCAAGAGACAAATTTAACATATCAACTGATGAAAATAGCCAG aCAGAGTATGCAAGTCCACAAAACAAACAGTTGTACCGAGGTAGTAACTGTGGTTGA
- the LOC121083951 gene encoding granulocyte-macrophage colony-stimulating factor receptor subunit alpha-like isoform X2, whose protein sequence is MFDTLELICMIWWYMMLFHSLHADIHCMGQAQESPITNVKMDWSKMELSWESSKNFSKYKCTIRNRDMEGTPPEVNSTKCRFPVELYMPLHEGVFLIIEVPNTNISKHCTFSPGGINGSAIENFSCVIYNVSLMNCTWQAGRDAPEDTQYFLYWQNSRYDDAMECELYITDENGRNTGCRFQNVRIDVNKAYFLVNGSSKDSLIQFYDEYIRLYKIEILTPPLNVTANCTTDSVGCIITWQPPLTSHVENVKCFQYEIHIQTKDEPKEEEKDPPVRVRSNRYEFQNYNEKKKYILKMRARGRSCLISSNWGEWTEPIEFGQGKDYFIFVVLFLIALGTISVTLLQYCLFKRYCSFKSIFPPIPQPRDKFNISTDENSQTEYASPQNKQLYRGSNCG, encoded by the exons atgtttGATACTCTTGAACTCATCTGCATGATTTGGTGGTATATGATGCTATTTCATTCCTTGCATGCTGACATCCACTGTATGGGGC AGGCACAAGAATCACCTATCACAAACGTGAAAATGGACTGGAGTAAAATGGAACTGtcctgggaaagcagcaagaatTTTTCTAAGTACAAATGTACCATCAGGAACAGGGATATGGAAGGTACACCACCAGAG GTGAACAGTACAAAATGCAGGTTTCCAGTGGAACTATACATGCCTCTGCATGAAGGAGTATTTTTAATCATTGAAGTACCAAACACAAACATCTCAAAACACTGCACCTTTAGCCCTGGAG GCATAAATGGGTCAGCCATTGAAAACTTCTCCTGTGTGATTTATAACGTTTCCCTCATGAACTGCAcgtggcaggcaggcagggatgctccagaAGACACTCAGTACTTCCTCTACTGGCAGAACTCGAG GTATGATGATGCAATGGAATGTGAGCTTTACATTACAGATGAAAATGGCAGAAACACGGGATGTAGATTCCAAAATGTGAGGATAGATGTTAATAAAGCTTATTTCCTGGTGAACGGGTCTAGCAAGGACTCCCTGATCCAGTTCTATGATGAGTACATCCGACTATATAAAATCG aaatactcaCTCCTCCATTAAACGTCACTGCCAATTGTACTACAGATTCAGTGGGTTGCATAATTACATGGCAACCACCCCTTACAAGTCATGTGGAAAATGTAAAGTGTTTTCAGTATGAAATTCACATACAAActaag GATGAGcccaaagaagaggaaaaggatcCTCCTGTAAGA GTAAGGAGCAACAGATACGAATTTCAAAAttacaatgagaaaaaaaaatacattctgaaaaTGAGAGCACGTGGAAGAAGTTGTCTCATAAGCTCAAACTGGGGGGAATGGACTGAACCCATCGAGTTTG GTCAAGGGAAAGATtactttatttttgtggttttatttctgatagCACTTGGAACAATCTCAGTGACACTGCTCCAGTATTGTCTTTTCAAAAG GTACTGCAGTTTCAAGAGCATATTTCCTCCCATACCACAACCAAGAGACAAATTTAACATATCAACTGATGAAAATAGCCAG aCAGAGTATGCAAGTCCACAAAACAAACAGTTGTACCGAGGTAGTAACTGTGGTTGA
- the SLC25A6 gene encoding ADP/ATP translocase 3 — protein sequence MADQAISFLKDFLAGGVAAAISKTAVAPIERVKLLLQVQHASKQIAADKQYKGIIDCVVRIPKEQGVLSFWRGNLANVIRYFPTQALNFAFKDKYKQVFLGGVDKHTQFWRYFAGNLASGGAAGATSLCFVYPLDFARTRLAADVGKAGADREFSGLGDCLVKITKSDGLRGLYQGFNVSVQGIIIYRAAYFGIYDTAKGMLPDPRNTHIVISWMIAQTVTAVAGVVSYPFDTVRRRMMMQSGRKGADIMYSGTIDCWRKIARDEGGKAFFKGAWSNVLRGMGGAFVLVLYDEFKKVI from the exons ATGGCGGACCAGGCCATCTCCTTCCTCAAGGACTTTCTGGCGGGCGGTGTCGCAGCCGCCATCAGCAAGACTGCGGTGGCGCCTATCGAGCGGGTCAAGCTCTTGCTTCAG GTACAACATGCAAGTAAACAAATTGCTGCTGATAAGCAGTACAAGGGTATCATCGATTGTGTAGTGCGTATTCCAAAGGAACAAGGAGTGCTGTCTTTCTGGAGAGGAAACTTGGCAAATGTCATCAGATACTTCCCAACTCAAGCTCTCAACTTTGCCTTCAAGGATAAGTATAAGCAGGTGTTCTTGGGAGGTGTAGACAAGCACACTCAATTCTGGAGGTATTTTGCTGGTAACCTGGCTTCTGGTGGTGCAGCTGGAGCCACTTCCCTCTGCTTTGTCTACCCCTTGGATTTTGCAAGAACCCGTTTGGCTGCTGATGTGGGAAAAGCTGGCGCAGACAGAGAATTCTCAGGTCTAGGGGACTGTCTAGTCAAAATTACCAAGTCTGACGGTCTGCGTGGCTTATATCAAGGGTTCAATGTCTCTGTCCAAGGCATCATCATCTATCGAGCTGCCTACTTTGGGATCTATGATACAGCAAAAG GCATGCTCCCAGATCCCAGAAATACTCATATTGTTATCAGTTGGATGATTGCCCAGACGGTGACTGCTGTGGCTGGTGTGGTCTCCTATCCTTTCGATACAGTGCGGCGTAGGATGATGATGCAGTCAGGGCGCAAAGGAG CTGATATCATGTACTCTGGAACAATTGACTGCTGGCGGAAGATTGCAAGGGATGAGGGAGGAAAGGCGTTCTTCAAGGGTGCATGGTCTAATGTTCTCAGAGGCATGGGGGGTGCTTTTGTGCTTGTGCTGTACGATGAATTCAAGAAAGTCATTTAA